The nucleotide window GGCGGCACAGGAAAAACTATGGTATCTGCACTGCTTATAAGAGCTATGGCAGAGAAGGGCAAATATGATATACTGGCAATAGACAGTGACCCTGACTCGAACCTTCCTGAAGCTCTGGGCGTTGAAGTCGAGAAAACCATAGGCGAGATCAGGGAAGAGCTTCTCGGGGAGAGAGACAAACTACCGATAGGGACGAGCTGGCAGCAGAAGCTTGAGTATGAAGCAATGAGAGCTCTTGTAGAAACCGATGAATTTGATCTGCTCAGTATGGGCAGACCAGAGGGACCTGGGTGCTACTGCGCAGCAAACAATGTGCTAAGAGAGATAATCGATACCATAGCAAAGAATTATGATATTGTTATAATTGATACCGAGGCCGGACTGGAACATCTCTCGAGGAGAACAACCCAGAATGTTGATATAATGCTCGTTGTAACTGATACATCAAAGCGTGGCATAACCACAGCGGCAAGAATCAAGGAACTTGCAGGTGAGCTGAAGATAAAGTTTTCACGCCTTAATGTCATTATGAATAGAGTAACACCTGAACTTGAGGATAGGATTAAGAATTCTGTTAATGATATAGGGCTTGAAGTAGCTGGAACTGTACCTGAAGACGAACTTATCAGAGAATTCGATGTTGAAGGAAAACCCCTGACTGAACTCCCAGAAGAATCTAAAGCCTATAGAGCTATCAAGGGTATAGCCAACAGACTTGAACTGGGGTAGAATAATATGGCAAAGCTTAATCTTGATGAAATTATCAGAAGTCTTGTAGATATTGACAGCATAGAGCTGGAAAATGTGAAGATGGATGTGGAAGAACTCATTATCAAAGCAAAGCGGGCTGTCATGATGCCAGTTATGCAGCATCAAATTGCCCAGGCTCAGGCTATTGAAAAGATTGAAGAGCATAAAAAACCATACAGGTTTGAGCCACCAATAAACGAGTACAGGGGAGAGATAGCTGAGATAACCCTGGGTGCAACAAGAACACATGGTGGGACAAGAGGCAATGAGGTGAAACTTGGAGGACAGAAAAGTTTATATTACTTTGAAGGCGGCTGGGTGAACAAACCTGTTGTTAGCTTTGATGTCTTTGATATATCCCAGCCCCAGTTCCCAAAGGCACTTAGGCAGGTCTGGAGCGAAGTATGGGATTCACCTGGCGAGTGGGCAAAGGAAGCTGTGAAGCATGGAGCAGATGTTGTCACAATTCACCTGGTATCAACTGACCCAAAGGTGAAAGATACCCCCCCAAGTGAGGCAGTTAAAACTGTTGAGGAGGTACTTCAGGCTGTTGACGTCCCTATCGTCATAGGTGGTTCAGGTAATCCACAGAAGGACCCCGTGTTATTTGAAAAAGTGGCGGCTATGGCTGAAGGTGAAATGTGTATGCTTGCTTCAGCAAATCTTGACCTTGACCACAAGCGTATTGTTGATGCAGCAGTTAAACACAGACACAATGTACTCAGCTGGGTTTCTCTTGATATAAATGACCAGAAAACACTCAATAAACTTCTTCTGGAAGAAGGTCTGCCCAGGGATAGAATGGTTCAAGACCCAACCACTGCAGCCCTTGGCTATGGTCTCGAATATACCTATACAATGATTCAAAGGATTAAGGTTAATGGTATCATGGGTGAGAAAGAACTGGCAAACCCTGTGAGCTGCGGTGTGACAAATGCCTGGGCTGCCAGAGAGGCATGGATGAATGTGCCACAGTGGGGCCCAAGAGAATACAGAGGTCCACTCTGGGAAACAGTAAATGCTCTCTCTGTGCTTCTTGCGGGAGGAGATATAATGATGATGCTCCATCCCAATGCTGTTGCCGCTGTAAAAACTATAAGGGATTCCATTTTCAATGATATAAAAAGCAGGGAAATTGTATACGAAGACTGGTTGAAGGTTTGATAATGACAGATAAGATTACACCAATGGACATTTACAGGCATCTGCCAAAAACAAACTGTAAGAAATGCGGGTACAGTACATGTATGGCTTTTGCAGTTGAAATAGTTAATCAGAAGGCTTTTATCGACGAATGTCCTACTCTGAATGAAGCAAAGTATATACGCCAGAAACTGGCTATAAAAGAAAATATAAAAAAGCTTATGTCTGCAGCCCCTACAAATCTCGTGGTGCATGATGAAAAGTGCTCCGGCTGTGGAACCTGCGTTGTAGCCTGCCCCGTGAATGTATCACTCAGCCTTGAAACAAGCGGAGGCAAGGGTCCTACAAAAGCTGAGACAATAATGGTAGTTGATGACGGCATACTCAAAATAAAAAATATAAAGTTATGCAGACGGTTTGAAGAGGAAGGGTCCTCATCAAGACCATGCAGTGTATGTGTCGATTCCTGTTCAAATAAATCAATTGAATTCATGTGAGGTGTAAAGATGGCAAAGGTTTCCCCTCTGGAGATATACAATTGTCTCCCTGGAATAAACTGTAAAAAGTGTGGTGTTGAGTCCTGTATGGCTTTTGCCAGTCAGCTCATTGAGAGAGATAAGACCTATGAAGACTGCGAACCCCTGATGAAAGATGAGAAGTTTGCAGAAAAAAGAAAAAAACTTATTGAGCTTATCACACCACCGGTAAAAGAAATAATTTTGGGCACAGGAGAAAGAGCATGTTCCATAGGCGGCGAAGAGGTGATGTACAGACATGAACTTACTTTCTTCAACCAAAGTGCCTTATTTATTGATATCTCCGATGATATACCCTTTGACGAAATTACAGAGAAAATGACAAGAATCTCCAACTTCAAGATTGAACGTGTGGGGCAGGAGCTTACACTTGATGGAATAGTTATAAGAGATAAGAGTGGTGACCCCGCTAAATTTGGAGAAGCTGTTGTAACTGTAATTGAAAATTCTGATATGCCTGTGATGATATGCTCTTACAACCTTGAGAATCTTGAAATGGGGGCAGAAATTGCTGCCGGGAAGAGAGCCCTGCTCTTTGCTGCAACCATAGATAACTGGGAGGATGTTGCCGAGATTGCTGTTAAGCATGAATGCCCGGTTGTAGCTTCTGCACCAGGCGACATAGAGGCACTTGGCAACCTTGTTCAGAACCTGAACTCAAAAGGTATTGAGGATATTGTTCTGGATATAGGCACCTTTCCTATAGGAGATAAGTATGGTGCAACCCTTGAAAATATGGCAATGATAAGGCGTCTTGCCATTGAGAATAACAACAAGCTCTTTGGCTACCCCGTACTAAACCTTCCCATGGTTGCATGGATGAATAATGAGGATGATGTTAAGGCTGCTATCGATGAAACCATTCTTGCCTCAACCCTTCTACTTCGTTTTTCAGATATAATGGTTCTCCACAGTCTTGAGATGTTTTCTCTTCTACCCCTTCTAACTCTGAGGCAAAATATCTACACAGACCCGAGGATGCCAATTAAGGTGGATGCCGGTGTTTACGCCATTGGCAAACCAGATGAGAATTCACCTGTACTTCTGACAACCAACTTCGCACTTACCTACTATACTGTAGCATCCGATATAGAGTCAACCAAGAAGGACTGCTACCTGCTTGTGGTGAATACAGAGGGTTTAGCTGTCGAACCTGCCATGGCAGGGACAAGATTAACAGGCAGTCTTATAAAGGAAACAATTGAAGAAAGTAATCTTGGTGAAAAGGTTAAACACAGAAAGATAATTATTCCCGGCATGGCAGCAAGAATCAGTGGTGAAATTGAAGACCTGACAGGCTGGGAAGTTATGGTTGGTCCTATCGACTCTTCAAGAATAGGTGCTTTTCTCGATGAAAAGTGGAAGGTGAAATGAATATCAATTATTTTAAAGGTTCACCATAACCGGGGCTGGTTAGAACCTCACCTTCTTCGAAAACCACACTGCCGCGAAGTATAACTCTTTCAATATTACCTCTGTAACTGAAGCCTTCAAAGGGTGAATACTTTGCTTTTGAGTAGAAATCTTCTGGTTTGATTTTTCCTTCTTTTTTCATGCCAAGGATTAACAGGTCAGCATGTTTGCCCGGCTCTATAATACCCTTATTTCTAAGATTAAATATTCTTGAAGGTGCATAGGTGCACCACCTTACCACATCACTAAGTGAGATAAATCTTTTATTCACCATGGTTAGAAGGAGCTTCAGAGTTACCTCAAGACCGGGTACTCCGGATGGAGGATTTTCTCCCATCTTTTCTTCTTTAGTGTGAGGGGCATGGTCACTGGCAATCATATCAATTTTACCTGATTTTAAAGCTCTCCACAGGGCGTCATTATCCCTGGAGGTTCTGAGAGGAGGATTTGTCTTGCATATACTTCCCAGACTATCCAGATGCTTTTTATTAAGAAACAGGTGATGAGGTGTTACTTCTGAAGTTATATTACTATTGAGAAACTCTAGAGAATCCTGAGTGGAGATGTGGCAGATGTGTACATTCCTGTTATGCCTCTGCGCCATAAGAGAAACCTTCTTAACAGCTTCAATCTCAGCCTCTGGAGACCTTATCCTGAAGTGCTCTCTGTACCTTTCTCTATTTTTCTTTATAATTTCCATGTCTTCAGCATGTACTGCCAGTAACTCAGCTTTTATTACTGCTTCCTCAAGAAGACCTGGACTGACTTCACCAAGAGTACCATCAAGATAAATCTTGCTCAATCTTTCCTTTACATTCCCTTCAGTAATTCCATAGTAGACTGCAAAATCACAGAGAGCTCTCCTTTTCAGAAGGTTAAGCCTTCTTTCCATCACCCTATCAGATGTAATAGCTGGCTTTGTATTGGGCATATCCATTATAGCTGTTATTCCACCTGCAAGAGCTGCCTCTGTACCAGAATGTATAGTTTCCTTATATTTCTGGGTGAAGTCACGAAGATGCACATGGGTATCAACCAGACCAGGAATAACTGGTTTTCCCCTGACATTCAGAACAGTCTCACCCCTGCTCTTCAGATTCCTTCCAACTTTAATTATTTTTTCTCCTTCAACTAATATGTCACCCTCTGTGAAACCATCAGGTGAAAAAATTCTGCAGTTTTTTATGAGCATAATTCTACTCTTTATTTTTAGATATATAAAGTATGTTCAACGCAGAAAAGTTTATTGTTTGACTGGCCAGAGGGGTGCAAGCTATCTTCCATATATTTTCATTGATAAGCAGTGCAAGAGCAGCATAAATGACTGAAAAACCACAGAATATTCCCTCAAAGCCAGCAATGACCGCTATCATGGCAATGCCAGTGAATTCAGCGGCAGCAGCCAGCATGAAGAATAGAACGGTTAAAGAGGCAAAAATCCATAAGCCCGAGTGGTGCAGGATTTGCTGTGGTATCCTTTATTTTTGTGACTATAATATCTTCAGTTTTTATATTTCTCATCCGATTCTCTCCCCTATACTACTTGCCCCATCATGCTAAATCATTACCTGAGCATCAGGGTTTAATTCATCAGTATACGTTATTAATCCCTAATATAACTCTTTCTGATTTTATATCCTATTCAGCACCCTGAATCTACCTGGAACTGAGATATCTATGAATACTCTCTGCAGCCTTCTTACCAGAGCCCATGGCAGCGATAACAGTTGCCTGGCCCGTAGTGGCATCTCCACCTGCAAAAACACCTTCAATTGAAGTTTTTTCATGCTCATCAACAACAATGGTACCTCTTCTGGTTATTTCTAAATCTCGTGTAGACATGGGTATAAGACGATTAGGACTCTGCCCTATTGCAATAATAACAGTATCAACATTCATATCAAACTCCGAACCCTCAACAGGTTCCGGACGCCTTCTACCACTGGCATCAGGCTCTCCCAGTTTCATTTTTATACATCTCATTATCTTTACATTTCCCTGTTCGTCACCATAGAAGGCAACAGGAGAAACCAGAAACCTGAACTCAAGACCTTCCTGCTTTCCATGCTCAACCTCCTCCTTCCTTGCAGGCATCTCAACCTCAGTCCTCCTGTAAACCACTGTAACATCTTTTCCGAGACGTCTTGCAACTCTTGCCGAATCCATTGTCACATTACCGGCACCAATGACCACAACCTTCCTGCCAATCTTAATGGGAGTATCATACTCAGGAAAAAGATGCGCCTTCATGAGATTAACTCTGAAGAGAAACTCATTGGCAGAATAAATTCCATTGAGATTCTCTCCTGGAACACCGGGAAATCTTGGCAAGCCTGCACCTGTGCCAATAAAAACAGCACCATAACACTCCTGGAAAAGCTCCTTCAGGTAAAATGTCCTGCCTATCAGCACATCAGTCTCAATTTCCACCCCAAGGCCTCTTACATACTCCACCTCATCTTCCACCACACTGCTGGGCAGTCTGAAGGAAGGAATACCATATGCCAGAACACCGCCAGCCTTATGCAGAGCCTCAAAAATCTTAACACTGTAGCCCAGATTGGCAAGGTGTGCACCGCAGGTTAAGCCAGAGGGACCAGAACCCACTATAGCAACCTTTTTCCCGTTGCTCGCCTTCACCTCTGGTTTTTCTATTATATTGTTATCCCTTGCCCAGTCAGCAACAAAACGTTCAAGCGCACCTATTGCAACGGGCTCGAACTTTTTACCAAGAAGGCAAGAGCCCTCACACTGATTCTCCTGAGGGCATACTCTGCCGGTCACAGCCGGAAGAAAATTGTTCTCCTTTATAATTTTAATCGCCCTTACAAAGTCCTCCTCCTTCA belongs to archaeon BMS3Bbin15 and includes:
- the minD_6 gene encoding septum site-determining protein MinD, which encodes MIIAVSGKGGTGKTMVSALLIRAMAEKGKYDILAIDSDPDSNLPEALGVEVEKTIGEIREELLGERDKLPIGTSWQQKLEYEAMRALVETDEFDLLSMGRPEGPGCYCAANNVLREIIDTIAKNYDIVIIDTEAGLEHLSRRTTQNVDIMLVVTDTSKRGITTAARIKELAGELKIKFSRLNVIMNRVTPELEDRIKNSVNDIGLEVAGTVPEDELIREFDVEGKPLTELPEESKAYRAIKGIANRLELG
- the acsD gene encoding corrinoid/iron-sulfur protein small subunit; amino-acid sequence: MAKLNLDEIIRSLVDIDSIELENVKMDVEELIIKAKRAVMMPVMQHQIAQAQAIEKIEEHKKPYRFEPPINEYRGEIAEITLGATRTHGGTRGNEVKLGGQKSLYYFEGGWVNKPVVSFDVFDISQPQFPKALRQVWSEVWDSPGEWAKEAVKHGADVVTIHLVSTDPKVKDTPPSEAVKTVEEVLQAVDVPIVIGGSGNPQKDPVLFEKVAAMAEGEMCMLASANLDLDHKRIVDAAVKHRHNVLSWVSLDINDQKTLNKLLLEEGLPRDRMVQDPTTAALGYGLEYTYTMIQRIKVNGIMGEKELANPVSCGVTNAWAAREAWMNVPQWGPREYRGPLWETVNALSVLLAGGDIMMMLHPNAVAAVKTIRDSIFNDIKSREIVYEDWLKV
- the acsC_1 gene encoding corrinoid/iron-sulfur protein large subunit; the protein is MTDKITPMDIYRHLPKTNCKKCGYSTCMAFAVEIVNQKAFIDECPTLNEAKYIRQKLAIKENIKKLMSAAPTNLVVHDEKCSGCGTCVVACPVNVSLSLETSGGKGPTKAETIMVVDDGILKIKNIKLCRRFEEEGSSSRPCSVCVDSCSNKSIEFM
- the acsC_2 gene encoding corrinoid/iron-sulfur protein large subunit codes for the protein MAKVSPLEIYNCLPGINCKKCGVESCMAFASQLIERDKTYEDCEPLMKDEKFAEKRKKLIELITPPVKEIILGTGERACSIGGEEVMYRHELTFFNQSALFIDISDDIPFDEITEKMTRISNFKIERVGQELTLDGIVIRDKSGDPAKFGEAVVTVIENSDMPVMICSYNLENLEMGAEIAAGKRALLFAATIDNWEDVAEIAVKHECPVVASAPGDIEALGNLVQNLNSKGIEDIVLDIGTFPIGDKYGATLENMAMIRRLAIENNNKLFGYPVLNLPMVAWMNNEDDVKAAIDETILASTLLLRFSDIMVLHSLEMFSLLPLLTLRQNIYTDPRMPIKVDAGVYAIGKPDENSPVLLTTNFALTYYTVASDIESTKKDCYLLVVNTEGLAVEPAMAGTRLTGSLIKETIEESNLGEKVKHRKIIIPGMAARISGEIEDLTGWEVMVGPIDSSRIGAFLDEKWKVK
- the pyrC gene encoding dihydroorotase, yielding MLIKNCRIFSPDGFTEGDILVEGEKIIKVGRNLKSRGETVLNVRGKPVIPGLVDTHVHLRDFTQKYKETIHSGTEAALAGGITAIMDMPNTKPAITSDRVMERRLNLLKRRALCDFAVYYGITEGNVKERLSKIYLDGTLGEVSPGLLEEAVIKAELLAVHAEDMEIIKKNRERYREHFRIRSPEAEIEAVKKVSLMAQRHNRNVHICHISTQDSLEFLNSNITSEVTPHHLFLNKKHLDSLGSICKTNPPLRTSRDNDALWRALKSGKIDMIASDHAPHTKEEKMGENPPSGVPGLEVTLKLLLTMVNKRFISLSDVVRWCTYAPSRIFNLRNKGIIEPGKHADLLILGMKKEGKIKPEDFYSKAKYSPFEGFSYRGNIERVILRGSVVFEEGEVLTSPGYGEPLK
- the gltD gene encoding glutamate synthase [NADPH] small chain, producing the protein MNREKRTPRKELSPEERVKNFDEVAIGYLEEEAIEEAKRCLQCREPGCVKGCPVDISIPRFIRAVKEEDFVRAIKIIKENNFLPAVTGRVCPQENQCEGSCLLGKKFEPVAIGALERFVADWARDNNIIEKPEVKASNGKKVAIVGSGPSGLTCGAHLANLGYSVKIFEALHKAGGVLAYGIPSFRLPSSVVEDEVEYVRGLGVEIETDVLIGRTFYLKELFQECYGAVFIGTGAGLPRFPGVPGENLNGIYSANEFLFRVNLMKAHLFPEYDTPIKIGRKVVVIGAGNVTMDSARVARRLGKDVTVVYRRTEVEMPARKEEVEHGKQEGLEFRFLVSPVAFYGDEQGNVKIMRCIKMKLGEPDASGRRRPEPVEGSEFDMNVDTVIIAIGQSPNRLIPMSTRDLEITRRGTIVVDEHEKTSIEGVFAGGDATTGQATVIAAMGSGKKAAESIHRYLSSR